The DNA segment ACCGGCACGCCGGCCGCTTCCAGCGCCTCGACCTTGGCCTTGGCCGTGCCCTTGTTGCCCGAGACGATGGCGCCGGCGTGGCCCATGCGCTTGCCTGGAGGCGCGGTGCGACCGGAAATGAAGCCGATGACCGGCTTGGTCATGGACGCCTTTATGTACTCGGCCGCGGTTTCCTCGTCCGAACCGCCGATCTCGCCGGCCAGCACCACCAGTTCGGTGGCGGGATCGGCGTTGAAGGCCTTGAGCGCATCCAGGAAACTCGTGCCGATGATCGGGTCGCCGCCGATGCCCACCACGGTCGACTGCCCCAGGCCGCGGTCGCTGAAATCCTTGGCGATCTCGTAGGTGAGCGTGCCGGAGCGGCTGACCATGCCCACGGGCCCCGGCTTGAAGATATGGCCGGGCATGATGCCGACCTTGGCCTGGCCGGGCGTGATGATGCCCGGGCAGTTTGGCCCGACGAGGCGGCTGCGGGTCTGCTTGAGGACCTCGAAGACCCTGACCATGTCGAGCGTGGGCACCCCCTCGGTGATGGCCACGATCAGCGGGATTTCCGCGTCGAGGGCTTCCAGGATCGCGTCGGCGGCGAAGGGCGGCGGCACGAAGATGATGGTGGCGTTGGCGCCGGTAGCGGCGCGCGCCTCGCGCACGGTGTCGAACACCGGCGCCCCCAGTTCGGTCTGGCCACCCTTACCCGGCGTGACGCCGCCGACCACGTGGGTCCCGTAGTCGATCATCGCCCGGGTGTGGAAGTTGCCCTCACGACCCGTGATGCCCTGCACCAGGAGCCGGGTGTTGCTATCGGCGAAAATACTCATTCTGCTTGTCCTCTAGGCGGCGTAGCTCAACTCGACGATGCGCCTGGCGGCCTCGCGCATGGTGGCCGCGGGCACCAGGTTCAGGCCCGACTCGGCCAGGATGCGCTTACCTTCCTCGACCGACGTGCCCTCGAGGCGGACCACGACCGGGACCTCGACTTGCAGCGTCCTGGCGGCCTCGATGATGCCCTTGGCGACCTCGTCGCAGCGGGTGATGCCGCCGAAGATGTTGATCACCACGCCCTTGACGTCGGGCTTGAGCAGGACTACCTCCAG comes from the Candidatus Tanganyikabacteria bacterium genome and includes:
- the sucD gene encoding succinate--CoA ligase subunit alpha, whose product is MSIFADSNTRLLVQGITGREGNFHTRAMIDYGTHVVGGVTPGKGGQTELGAPVFDTVREARAATGANATIIFVPPPFAADAILEALDAEIPLIVAITEGVPTLDMVRVFEVLKQTRSRLVGPNCPGIITPGQAKVGIMPGHIFKPGPVGMVSRSGTLTYEIAKDFSDRGLGQSTVVGIGGDPIIGTSFLDALKAFNADPATELVVLAGEIGGSDEETAAEYIKASMTKPVIGFISGRTAPPGKRMGHAGAIVSGNKGTAKAKVEALEAAGVPVANTTDEIGDLAEKKLKRPAKV